From Panicum hallii strain FIL2 chromosome 2, PHallii_v3.1, whole genome shotgun sequence, a single genomic window includes:
- the LOC112883032 gene encoding probable leucine-rich repeat receptor-like protein kinase At1g68400: MSRLRHCSFLLLAAVFIHLSISFVTGELVNGGHQDLPALLSFKAYNPNATALATWVGPNPCSGAWFGIRCYRGRVVGVFLDGASLAGAVAPLLRLGQIRALAVRNNSLSGALPQLDNATASPWLRHLLISRNQLTGSLNISLDALVTLRAEHNGFRGGLEALRAPMLRSFNVSGNRLAGEISGDLSRFPSSAFGDNLALCGTPLPRCARAYNALGSDSSSNATTSIAAQSPSGGVSSSNGGFSKRSLTALMATGIGNGVLITVSLAVSVAMFVYMRRKLRSAKDASDAALCLEEEDKRNGSDDKCQKSGGLVCFEGGEELRLESLLKASAEVLGKGVSGSTYKAVLEDGIVVAVKRLSALQFPAGRSKAFDRHMRLVGRLRHRHVVSLRGYCNSNGERLLVYDFLPNGSLQSLLQANGGGARSLAWAARKSILFGAAQGLNYIHTFPARPGLVHANVKPSNILLDERGGACVSECGLMRYATNIQQAILPQAARCPPDLFLGRAAATTSSAPASSGGWHGYAAPELAPGAGASARATQESDVYSFGMVLLEVVTDHKAADGEEGGEGEETMGMVKIGMLCTAEAPEERPTMAQVLAMLSEFM; encoded by the exons ATGTCTCGTCTCCGCCATTGCTCGTTcctgctcctcgccgccgtctttATCCACCTGTCGATAAGCTTTGTGACCGGAGAGCTTGTCAATGGCGGCCACCAGGACCTCCCCGCGCTGCTCTCCTTCAAGGCGTACAACCCGAACGCCACGGCCCTGGCGACCTGGGTCGGCCCCAACCCGTGCTCCGGCGCGTGGTTCGGGATCAGGTGCTACCGGGGCAGGGTGGTGGGGGTCTTCCTCGACGGCGCATCGCTGGCCGGCGCCGTGGCGCCGCTCCTGCGGCTCGGCCAGATCAGGGCGCTCGCCGTCAGGAACAACTCCCTGTCCGGCGCCCTCCCCCAGCTGGACAACGCCACGGCGAGCCCGTGGCTGCGTCACCTGCTCATCTCCCGCAACCAGCTCACCGGGAGCCTCAACATCTCGCTGGATGCTCTGGTCACGCTCAGAGCGGAGCACAATGGCTTCCGGGGAGGCCTGGAGGCGCTGCGCGCTCCGATGCTCAGGAGCTTCAACGTGTCGGGGAACAGGCTCGCCGGTGAGATCTCCGGCGACCTGTCCAGGTTCCCGAGCTCGGCTTTCGGTGACAATCTCGCGCTATGCGGCACGCCTCTGCCAAGATGCGCTCGTGCTTACAATGCGTTAGGATCAGATAGTTCCTCGAATGCTACCACTAGTATTGCTGCTCAGTCTCCTAGTGGTGGTGTCTCTTCCAGCAATGGAGGTTTCAGTAAGCGTAGCTTGACTGCGCTCATGGCCACCGGCATTGGCAACGGGGTGCTCATCACGGTCTCGCTAGCCGTCTCTGTTGCCATGTTCGTCTACATGAGGAGGAAGCTCCGGTCCGCGAAGGATGCTTCGGATGCGGCGTTGTGCCTCGAGGAGGAGGACAAGAGGAACGGAAGTGACGACAAGTGCCAGAAGAGCGGCGGGCTGGTCTGCTTCGAGGGCGGCGAGGAGCTGCGGCTGGAGAGCCTCCTCAAGGCGTCCGCCGAGGTGCTCGGCAAGGGCGTGTCCGGGAGCACGTACAAGGCGGTGCTCGAGGACGGCATCGTGGTGGCCGTCAAGCGCCTGAGCGCTCTGCAGTTCCCCGCCGGCCGCAGCAAGGCGTTCGACCGACACATGCGGCTCGTCGGCCGGCTCCGACACCGGCACGTCGTCAGCCTCAGGGGGTACTGCAACTCCAACGGCGAGCGGCTGCTCGTCTACGACTTCCTCCCCAACGGGAGCCTCCAGTCCCTTCTGCAAGCCAATG GTGGAGGCGCGAGAAGCCTGGCCTGGGCGGCGAGGAAGAGCATCCTGTTCGGCGCGGCGCAGGGCCTGAACTACATCCACACGTTCCCGGCGCGCCCGGGGCTGGTGCACGCGAACGTGAAGCCGTCCAACATCCTCCTGGACGAGCGCGGCGGCGCGTGCGTGTCCGAGTGCGGGCTCATGCGCTACGCCACCAACATCCAGCAGGCCATCCTCCCGCAGGCCGCCCGGTGCCCGCCGGACCTGTTCCTgggccgggcggcggccacGACGTCGTCGGCGCCAGCGTCGAGCGGCGGGTGGCACGGGTACGCGGCGCCGGAGCTGGCGCCGGGCGCGGGCGCGAGCGCGAGGGCGACGCAGGAGTCGGACGTATACAGCTTCGGGATGGTGCTCCTGGAGGTGGTGACGGACCACAAGGCCGCGGACGGCGAGGAAggcggcgagggggaggagACGATGGGGATGGTGAAGATCGGCATGCTGTGCACCGCCGAGGCGCCGGAGGAGAGGCCCACGATGGCGCAGGTGCTCGCCATGCTGAGCGAGTTCATGTGA